In the Hyalangium gracile genome, one interval contains:
- a CDS encoding sigma-54-dependent transcriptional regulator: protein MSVAPGPFSQSPVLYVDDEPDNLELFRLHFEEDFEVRTATSGQEALALIEKERIGLILTDERMPGMSGIELLAQVVARRPETVRVIVSAYSDADRLLAAINRGHAHEYIVKPWDARELRFCVERGLAMVESRRRLASRAELAEVLEQDAREERDTGNIVGASGGLQGTLQQARRAAQSDATVLVHGETGTGKELIARFIHEESRRAVGPFVRVNCAALAEGVLESELFGHEQGAFTGAVKTRRGRFELAHGGTIFLDEIGDISPRLQVSLLRVLQEREFERVGGNQTLRVNVRVIAATHRDLARQVAQGRFREDLYYRLNVLPLTVPPLRQRPQDLGPLVTHFIAKHGGPYRRARVGPGVVEALARYRWPGNVRELENLVQRALVQAQGDELVLDDFCLTLTPVTAEPASSAEPAPSSEPASGGVREEVRRSETEQLRELLVQHGGNCSSAARALGIPRTTLISRAKKYGLL from the coding sequence ATGAGCGTCGCACCGGGTCCCTTCTCACAGTCCCCCGTGCTGTATGTGGACGACGAGCCTGACAACCTGGAGCTCTTCCGGCTCCACTTCGAGGAGGACTTCGAGGTGCGCACCGCCACGAGCGGCCAGGAGGCACTCGCCCTCATCGAGAAGGAGCGGATCGGCCTCATCCTCACGGATGAGCGGATGCCGGGGATGAGCGGCATCGAGCTGCTCGCCCAGGTGGTGGCCCGGCGGCCGGAGACGGTGCGCGTCATCGTCTCCGCCTACAGCGACGCGGACCGGCTGCTGGCGGCCATCAACCGGGGCCACGCCCACGAGTACATCGTCAAGCCCTGGGACGCGAGGGAGCTGCGCTTCTGCGTGGAGCGGGGCCTGGCCATGGTGGAGAGCCGCCGGCGCCTGGCCTCGCGGGCCGAGCTGGCGGAGGTGCTGGAGCAGGATGCGCGCGAGGAGCGTGACACCGGGAACATCGTCGGCGCCTCCGGGGGCCTGCAGGGCACGCTCCAGCAGGCCCGGCGCGCGGCGCAGAGCGACGCCACCGTGCTCGTCCACGGAGAGACGGGCACGGGCAAGGAGCTGATCGCCCGCTTCATCCACGAGGAGAGCCGGCGCGCGGTGGGGCCCTTCGTGCGCGTCAACTGCGCGGCGCTCGCCGAGGGCGTGCTGGAGAGCGAGCTGTTCGGCCACGAGCAGGGCGCCTTCACCGGCGCGGTGAAGACGCGGCGCGGGCGCTTCGAGCTGGCGCACGGCGGCACCATCTTCCTGGACGAGATCGGCGACATCTCTCCCCGGCTGCAGGTGAGCCTGCTGCGCGTGCTCCAGGAGCGCGAGTTCGAGCGCGTGGGCGGCAACCAGACGCTGCGGGTGAACGTGCGCGTCATCGCCGCCACCCACCGGGATCTCGCGCGGCAGGTGGCGCAGGGGCGCTTCCGCGAGGATCTCTACTACCGCCTCAACGTGCTGCCGCTCACCGTGCCGCCGCTGCGCCAGCGCCCCCAGGATCTGGGGCCGCTCGTCACCCACTTCATCGCCAAGCACGGCGGGCCGTACCGCCGCGCGCGGGTGGGGCCCGGCGTGGTGGAGGCGCTGGCGCGCTACCGCTGGCCGGGCAACGTGCGCGAGCTGGAGAACCTGGTGCAGCGGGCGCTCGTGCAGGCGCAGGGGGACGAGCTGGTGCTCGACGACTTCTGCCTCACCCTGACTCCGGTGACGGCGGAGCCGGCCTCGAGCGCCGAGCCAGCCCCCAGCTCCGAGCCCGCCTCGGGCGGAGTCCGCGAGGAGGTGCGCCGCAGCGAGACCGAGCAGCTGCGCGAGCTGCTCGTCCAGCATGGCGGCAACTGCTCCAGCGCGGCGCGGGCGTTGGGCATCCCGCGTACGACGCTGATCAGCCGCGCCAAGAAGTACGGGCTGCTCTGA
- a CDS encoding PKD domain-containing protein: MSPHTSASRRFPTKPLLAGAGLATVALLWWLLPSGAAADLSEPRPTAAPTATATTATATPPPPAKAAPQAVAAPVADSRPAPVIDEITVEKPEVCSGEENLVSIRAHTVDGTDDHLHYVVGSEGGQRLPVRIWKNSDGTYQVPTVSVFGRDNVATQVPLPAYKVKDCEPMRNALVTSRMMINTIGEYEFQVRVVDVAARKLADAKPFKAVRYVWDWGDGATETTELPVATHRFAGQEMDKMYFQYLVSVEAVAADGERVKGRQGLQVLNSAYENFVYRNIVTVMGEGTPRFPMLGADGVVRQTFRLFHYAKGPVRITRVTAVRYGMGAPDRQSEPPREEAHETNELAVHVVPPGKGVELQVTLNTKAEPDVAMITYELEGTSEDGHTARGSFSVMRPPDPPTREKHNPVTDPLLIAKIKRAQQLLEQQFVTGEDLNRLEAEGKFDDLQPQGSRRQGG, encoded by the coding sequence ATGAGCCCCCACACGTCCGCCTCCCGCCGCTTCCCGACGAAGCCCCTGCTGGCCGGAGCAGGCCTTGCCACCGTCGCGCTGCTCTGGTGGCTCCTGCCTTCCGGAGCCGCCGCCGACCTCTCGGAGCCACGGCCCACCGCCGCACCCACCGCCACCGCCACCACCGCCACGGCGACGCCCCCGCCGCCCGCCAAGGCGGCTCCCCAGGCCGTCGCCGCGCCGGTGGCCGACTCCCGCCCGGCCCCGGTGATCGACGAGATCACCGTGGAGAAGCCAGAGGTGTGCTCGGGCGAGGAGAACCTCGTCTCCATCCGCGCCCACACCGTGGACGGCACGGATGATCACCTCCACTACGTGGTGGGCAGCGAGGGCGGCCAGCGCCTGCCGGTGCGCATCTGGAAGAACTCGGACGGCACCTACCAGGTGCCCACGGTGAGCGTGTTCGGCCGCGACAACGTCGCCACCCAGGTGCCCCTGCCGGCGTACAAGGTGAAGGACTGCGAGCCGATGCGCAACGCGCTCGTCACCTCGCGGATGATGATCAACACCATCGGCGAGTACGAGTTCCAGGTGCGCGTGGTGGACGTGGCCGCCAGGAAGCTGGCGGACGCGAAGCCCTTCAAGGCGGTGCGCTACGTGTGGGACTGGGGTGACGGCGCCACGGAGACCACGGAGCTGCCCGTGGCCACCCACCGCTTCGCGGGCCAGGAGATGGACAAGATGTACTTCCAGTACCTGGTGTCCGTGGAGGCGGTGGCCGCCGACGGCGAGCGCGTCAAGGGCCGCCAGGGCCTGCAGGTCCTCAATAGCGCCTACGAGAACTTCGTCTACCGCAACATCGTCACCGTGATGGGCGAGGGCACCCCGCGCTTCCCCATGCTGGGCGCCGATGGCGTGGTGCGGCAGACCTTCCGCCTCTTCCACTACGCCAAGGGGCCGGTGCGCATCACCCGGGTCACCGCGGTGCGCTATGGGATGGGGGCTCCAGACCGCCAGTCCGAGCCGCCGCGCGAGGAGGCCCACGAGACAAATGAACTGGCGGTGCACGTGGTCCCCCCGGGCAAGGGCGTGGAGCTCCAGGTCACGCTGAACACGAAGGCCGAGCCCGACGTCGCGATGATCACCTACGAGCTGGAGGGCACCAGCGAGGACGGCCACACGGCCCGGGGCTCGTTCTCGGTGATGCGCCCGCCGGATCCTCCCACCCGGGAGAAGCACAACCCGGTGACCGACCCGCTCCTCATCGCCAAGATCAAGCGCGCCCAGCAGTTGCTCGAGCAGCAGTTCGTTACAGGTGAAGATCTGAACCGGCTGGAGGCCGAGGGGAAGTTCGACGACCTGCAGCCCCAGGGCTCGCGGCGCCAGGGAGGCTGA
- the amrA gene encoding AmmeMemoRadiSam system protein A has translation MRGLTLLALARAAVEESLDGPRVQVPDEPWLAAPGACFVTLRKDGDLRGCIGSLEAHRPLSEDLIQNARSAAHRDPRFSPLRRNELDAVRFEVSLLTPMEPLEVHSRQEALEKLRPGVDGVLLQWGPHRGVFIPKMWRQLPAPAEFLTFLQRKAGLPSREWLSGTRLWRFTAEDWSEPELRN, from the coding sequence ATGCGCGGCCTCACCCTGCTGGCCCTCGCCCGCGCGGCGGTGGAGGAGTCCCTGGACGGCCCGCGCGTCCAGGTGCCCGACGAGCCCTGGCTGGCCGCGCCCGGCGCCTGCTTCGTCACCCTGCGCAAGGATGGCGATCTGCGCGGCTGCATCGGCAGCCTCGAGGCCCACCGCCCCCTGTCCGAGGATCTCATCCAGAACGCTCGGAGCGCCGCCCACCGCGATCCCCGCTTCTCGCCGCTCCGGCGCAACGAGCTGGACGCCGTCCGCTTCGAGGTGAGCCTGCTGACGCCGATGGAGCCGCTCGAGGTGCACTCTCGACAGGAGGCGCTCGAGAAGCTGCGGCCCGGGGTGGATGGCGTGCTGCTGCAGTGGGGCCCACACCGCGGCGTCTTCATCCCGAAGATGTGGAGGCAGCTGCCGGCTCCGGCGGAGTTCCTCACCTTCCTCCAGCGCAAGGCGGGGCTGCCGTCCCGGGAGTGGCTGTCGGGCACCCGGCTGTGGCGCTTCACCGCCGAGGACTGGTCCGAGCCCGAGCTGCGCAACTGA
- the amrB gene encoding AmmeMemoRadiSam system protein B, producing MPHVRPAAVAGAFYPESREQLAATVDRLLSEVPSRPGQVPKALVVPHAGYVYSGPIAATAYSRLLGTPPHFRRVVLLGPAHRVPFRGLALPDAEGLETPLGVLPVSAEGVAAAARLPQVSSSARAHAHEHSLEVQLPFLQRVLPGVPVVPLVVGSASAEQVAEVLEQLWDGDETLILISSDLSHYLPYEKARAADRETADRILALDAEHLDTEQACGAIPLTGLLLAARRRGLRVQELDLRNSGDTAGDHSRVVGYGAFAFTSPQVVL from the coding sequence ATGCCTCACGTACGCCCCGCAGCCGTGGCCGGAGCCTTCTATCCTGAAAGCAGGGAGCAGCTCGCCGCGACGGTCGATCGCCTGCTCTCCGAGGTTCCTTCCCGCCCCGGGCAGGTCCCCAAGGCGCTCGTCGTGCCCCACGCGGGCTACGTGTACTCGGGCCCCATCGCCGCCACCGCCTATTCGCGGCTGCTCGGCACGCCCCCCCACTTCCGCCGCGTGGTGCTGCTGGGGCCCGCCCACCGTGTCCCGTTCCGTGGCCTGGCGCTGCCCGACGCGGAGGGGCTGGAGACGCCGCTCGGCGTCCTCCCGGTGAGCGCGGAGGGAGTCGCCGCCGCGGCCCGGCTCCCGCAGGTCTCCTCCTCCGCCCGCGCCCACGCGCACGAGCACTCCCTGGAGGTGCAGCTTCCCTTCCTCCAGCGCGTGCTGCCCGGAGTGCCCGTGGTGCCGCTCGTGGTGGGCTCCGCCAGCGCCGAGCAGGTCGCCGAGGTGCTGGAGCAGCTCTGGGACGGCGACGAGACGCTCATCCTCATCAGCTCGGATCTCTCGCACTACCTGCCCTATGAGAAGGCGCGCGCGGCGGACCGCGAGACGGCCGACCGCATCCTCGCGCTCGACGCGGAGCACCTCGACACCGAGCAGGCCTGTGGTGCCATTCCCCTGACGGGCCTGCTGCTCGCGGCCCGGCGCCGAGGCCTGCGCGTCCAGGAGCTCGATCTGCGCAACTCGGGCGACACCGCCGGGGACCACTCGCGGGTGGTGGGCTACGGCGCGTTTGCCTTCACCTCTCCCCAGGTGGTCCTCTGA
- a CDS encoding peroxisomal multifunctional enzyme type 2 produces MSNELRFDGRVAIVTGAGQGLGRAHALLLASRGARVVVNDLGGTATGGGKSSEAADRVVAEIKAAGGEAVANYDSVEDGARIVQSALDHFKRLDIVINNAGILRDTTFHKMSEQDWELIYRVHLLGAFRVTHAAWPHLREAGYGRILFTSSAAGIYGNFGQANYGMAKLGLVGLARTLALEGAKKNILVNVIAPIAGSRLTETILPKEVTDALKPEYVSPLVAVLCHESCEENGGLFEVGGGFMAKLRWQRTEGTRFKLGRNLTPELVQGQWAAITDFEKATFPSDVASSMQPVMENLESKSRGGNEFIDVDAALGYEFPAVSTSYDERDLSLYALGVGAARDPLNPKELRFVYENHGDGFQPLPSYAVVPAVNAVLKLVAEGKQAPGLNYGLDRVLHGEQYTELLRPLPPHAKLRHQGRIKDIFDKGKNALVVTDIRTFDAATGEELVRNEMTIFVRGAGGWGGDRGPSSDVNVPPERAPDAVVTEKTSDNQALLYRLSGDWNPLHADPEFANAFGFPKPILHGLCTFGHVARHVLATYRDSDARYFKSIKVRFADSVFPGETLQTEMWKESDSRIVLRCKVVERNKVVISNAAIELHTELPKASAAPKAEAQAPKAAPAASQGSASAEVFGVIGRYVEKHPELVAKVGNVYLFKLTSPESAWTLDLKNGQGGVTQGAVGKADCTLELTDADFMEMTSGKADPQKLYFGGKLKISGNVMASQKLNFLTKIDPREVGAASGAAAKAEAPKADAAKSSGPACAPAVFKALQERLTKSPELAAEVAALVQFKLTAPEGAWVVDLRSSPGSVSEGTQAGATATLTLADEDLQALARGTVTARELFQRSRLRVDGDVRVAHRLGFLKNLV; encoded by the coding sequence ATGTCCAACGAGCTTCGCTTCGACGGAAGGGTCGCCATCGTCACGGGTGCCGGCCAGGGGCTGGGTCGCGCGCATGCGCTGCTGCTGGCCAGCCGTGGCGCCAGGGTGGTCGTCAACGATCTGGGCGGCACCGCCACGGGGGGAGGGAAGAGCTCGGAGGCCGCTGACAGGGTGGTGGCCGAGATCAAGGCCGCCGGCGGCGAGGCGGTGGCCAACTACGACTCGGTGGAGGACGGGGCGAGGATCGTCCAGTCGGCGCTCGATCACTTCAAGCGGCTGGACATCGTCATCAACAACGCCGGCATCCTGCGCGACACCACTTTCCACAAGATGAGCGAGCAGGACTGGGAGCTCATCTACCGGGTGCACCTGCTCGGCGCCTTCCGCGTCACGCACGCCGCGTGGCCGCACCTGCGCGAGGCCGGCTACGGCCGCATCCTCTTCACCTCGTCCGCCGCGGGCATCTACGGCAACTTCGGCCAGGCCAACTACGGCATGGCCAAGCTGGGGCTGGTGGGCCTGGCCCGCACGCTGGCGCTCGAGGGCGCCAAGAAGAACATCCTCGTCAACGTGATCGCGCCCATCGCCGGCTCGCGCCTCACCGAGACGATCCTCCCCAAGGAAGTGACGGACGCGCTCAAGCCGGAGTACGTGAGCCCGCTGGTGGCCGTGCTGTGCCACGAGAGCTGCGAGGAGAACGGCGGCCTGTTCGAGGTGGGCGGCGGCTTCATGGCGAAGCTGCGCTGGCAGCGCACCGAGGGGACGCGCTTCAAGCTGGGGCGCAACCTCACCCCCGAGCTCGTCCAGGGCCAGTGGGCGGCCATCACCGACTTCGAGAAGGCCACCTTCCCTTCGGACGTCGCCTCCTCCATGCAGCCGGTGATGGAGAACCTGGAGAGCAAGAGCCGGGGGGGCAACGAGTTCATCGATGTGGACGCGGCGCTCGGCTACGAGTTCCCCGCCGTCTCGACGTCGTATGACGAGCGAGACCTCTCCCTGTACGCCCTGGGCGTGGGCGCGGCGCGCGATCCGCTGAACCCGAAGGAGCTGCGGTTCGTCTACGAGAACCACGGGGACGGCTTCCAGCCCCTGCCCAGCTACGCCGTCGTCCCGGCGGTGAACGCCGTGCTGAAGCTGGTGGCCGAGGGCAAGCAGGCCCCCGGGCTGAACTACGGGCTGGACCGGGTGCTGCACGGCGAGCAGTACACGGAGCTGCTCCGGCCGCTGCCTCCGCACGCGAAGCTGCGCCACCAGGGGCGCATCAAGGACATCTTCGACAAGGGCAAGAACGCGCTGGTCGTCACGGACATCCGCACCTTCGATGCGGCGACGGGCGAGGAGCTGGTCCGCAACGAGATGACCATCTTCGTGCGCGGCGCGGGCGGCTGGGGCGGGGACCGCGGGCCCTCGAGCGACGTCAACGTGCCGCCGGAGCGCGCGCCGGACGCCGTGGTCACCGAGAAGACGAGCGACAACCAGGCGCTGCTCTACCGGCTCTCCGGAGACTGGAACCCGCTGCACGCGGACCCCGAGTTCGCCAACGCGTTCGGCTTCCCCAAGCCCATCCTCCACGGCCTGTGCACCTTCGGCCACGTGGCGCGGCACGTGCTGGCGACGTACCGGGACAGTGACGCGCGCTACTTCAAGAGCATCAAGGTCCGCTTCGCCGATTCCGTGTTCCCCGGCGAGACGCTGCAGACCGAGATGTGGAAGGAGTCCGACTCGCGCATCGTCCTGCGCTGCAAGGTGGTCGAGCGGAACAAGGTGGTGATCAGCAACGCCGCCATCGAGCTGCACACGGAGCTGCCCAAGGCCAGCGCGGCGCCCAAGGCCGAGGCTCAGGCTCCCAAGGCCGCTCCAGCCGCGAGCCAGGGCAGCGCGAGCGCGGAGGTGTTTGGCGTCATCGGCCGCTACGTGGAGAAGCACCCGGAGCTGGTGGCCAAGGTGGGCAACGTCTACCTGTTCAAGCTCACCAGCCCCGAGAGCGCCTGGACGCTGGATCTCAAGAACGGGCAGGGCGGCGTGACGCAGGGCGCGGTGGGCAAGGCCGACTGCACCCTGGAGCTGACGGACGCCGACTTCATGGAGATGACGTCGGGCAAGGCCGACCCGCAGAAGCTCTACTTCGGCGGCAAGCTGAAGATCTCCGGCAACGTGATGGCGTCACAGAAGCTGAACTTCCTCACGAAGATCGATCCTCGCGAGGTGGGCGCAGCCTCCGGAGCCGCCGCGAAGGCCGAGGCTCCGAAGGCGGACGCCGCGAAGAGCAGCGGCCCGGCCTGCGCTCCGGCTGTCTTCAAGGCCCTTCAAGAGCGCCTGACGAAGAGCCCCGAGCTGGCTGCGGAAGTGGCCGCCCTGGTCCAGTTCAAGCTCACCGCGCCCGAGGGAGCATGGGTGGTGGACCTGCGCTCCTCGCCGGGCAGCGTGTCCGAGGGGACGCAGGCGGGCGCCACCGCGACGCTGACGCTGGCGGACGAGGATCTGCAGGCCCTGGCCAGGGGCACGGTGACGGCTCGGGAGCTGTTCCAGCGGAGCCGGCTGCGGGTGGATGGGGACGTCCGGGTCGCCCACCGGCTGGGGTTCCTCAAGAATCTGGTCTGA
- a CDS encoding lipid-transfer protein yields MGRRVNVAGVGMIKFAKPGASEEYDVMASKAATAALRDAGVRYDEIEQAFVGYVFGDSTCGQRAVYGLGLTGIPVINVNNNCSTGSTALYLARQAIEGGLAECVLALGFEKMEKGALGAKYDDRVNPVERHVDVLNRTQGFAGGPLTAQMFGGAGREYRWKYGTKRETFAKISEKARKHAAKNPYALFSQPLTVEEILASEEVFDPLTRYQCCPPTCGAAAAVLCSDEFARKHNLSRPVYIAAQSMTTDLPSSFEDSMIKMVGYDMAAKAAKQLYERAGIGPEDVDVVELHDCFTANELLTYEAIGLCKEGEAEKFIWDGDNTYGGKFVTNPSGGLLSKGHPLGATGLAQCTELVWHLRGQAEQRQVEDARVALQHNLGLGGACVMTLYRRD; encoded by the coding sequence ATGGGTCGTCGAGTCAATGTCGCCGGTGTCGGCATGATCAAGTTCGCCAAGCCGGGGGCGAGCGAGGAGTACGACGTGATGGCGTCCAAGGCCGCGACCGCGGCGCTGCGGGACGCCGGGGTGCGCTACGACGAGATCGAGCAGGCCTTTGTCGGGTACGTCTTCGGAGACAGCACCTGCGGCCAGCGCGCCGTGTACGGGCTGGGGCTGACGGGCATCCCGGTCATCAACGTGAACAACAACTGCTCCACGGGCTCCACGGCGCTGTACCTGGCGCGGCAGGCCATCGAGGGCGGGCTGGCCGAGTGCGTCCTGGCGCTCGGGTTCGAGAAGATGGAGAAGGGAGCGCTGGGGGCCAAGTACGACGACCGGGTGAATCCGGTGGAGCGGCACGTGGACGTGCTGAACCGGACGCAGGGCTTCGCCGGCGGGCCGCTGACGGCGCAGATGTTCGGCGGGGCGGGCCGCGAGTACCGGTGGAAGTACGGGACGAAGCGCGAGACGTTCGCGAAGATCTCGGAGAAGGCGCGCAAGCACGCCGCGAAGAACCCCTACGCGCTCTTCAGCCAGCCGCTCACCGTGGAGGAGATCCTCGCCTCCGAAGAGGTGTTCGATCCGCTGACGCGTTACCAGTGCTGCCCGCCGACCTGCGGCGCGGCGGCGGCGGTGCTGTGCTCGGATGAGTTCGCGCGCAAGCACAACCTCTCGCGGCCGGTGTACATCGCGGCGCAGTCGATGACGACGGATCTGCCCTCGAGCTTCGAGGACAGCATGATCAAGATGGTCGGCTACGACATGGCGGCGAAGGCCGCGAAGCAGCTCTACGAGCGCGCCGGCATCGGCCCCGAGGACGTGGACGTGGTGGAGCTGCACGACTGCTTCACGGCCAACGAGCTGCTCACCTACGAGGCCATCGGCCTGTGCAAGGAGGGCGAGGCCGAGAAGTTCATCTGGGACGGGGACAACACCTACGGGGGGAAGTTCGTCACCAACCCGTCCGGAGGGCTGCTCTCCAAGGGCCATCCGCTGGGCGCGACGGGCCTGGCGCAGTGCACCGAGCTGGTGTGGCACCTGCGCGGCCAGGCCGAGCAGCGCCAGGTGGAGGACGCGCGCGTCGCGCTCCAGCACAACCTGGGGCTGGGCGGCGCCTGCGTGATGACGCTCTACCGCCGCGACTGA
- a CDS encoding tetratricopeptide repeat protein, translated as MLRSGTGGGPRSWMGSLSLALVLLATRGAAQEASSKAEGFFGKEELSRQVQLHDKGCKKGDAGECFNLALAYQQALGGLTKDDARAASLFQKACDKGHLEACNNLGIAHAEGQGVKRDPKQAVALFEKTCKANDAKGCFNLGLAHSTGLDAAQDPERAATYYAKACDKGHADGCFSLGLAHARGNGVEKNAERAATYFDKACEKGNMSGCSSLGVAFMTGNGVKADPKRAVSLFEKSCNAAMPGGCLNLGFAHLQGNGTEKNVERAKSLFQRGCELGLRPACDAYRRASKAP; from the coding sequence ATGCTTCGCTCTGGAACCGGGGGAGGCCCGCGCTCGTGGATGGGCAGCCTGTCCCTGGCCCTCGTCCTGCTGGCCACGCGCGGAGCCGCGCAGGAGGCCTCCTCGAAGGCGGAGGGCTTCTTCGGCAAGGAGGAGCTCTCCCGCCAGGTGCAGCTCCACGACAAGGGCTGCAAGAAGGGCGACGCGGGCGAGTGCTTCAACCTGGCCCTGGCCTACCAGCAGGCCCTCGGGGGCCTGACGAAGGACGACGCTCGCGCCGCGTCCCTGTTCCAGAAGGCCTGTGACAAGGGACACCTGGAGGCGTGCAACAACCTGGGCATCGCCCATGCGGAGGGGCAGGGCGTCAAGCGCGACCCCAAGCAGGCCGTGGCCCTCTTCGAGAAGACCTGCAAGGCCAACGACGCGAAGGGGTGCTTCAACCTGGGCCTGGCCCACAGCACGGGCCTCGACGCGGCGCAGGACCCGGAGCGCGCCGCCACCTACTACGCGAAGGCCTGCGACAAGGGGCACGCGGATGGCTGCTTCAGCCTCGGGCTCGCGCACGCGCGAGGCAACGGCGTGGAGAAGAACGCCGAGCGCGCCGCCACCTACTTCGACAAGGCCTGCGAGAAGGGGAACATGTCCGGCTGCAGCAGCCTGGGAGTGGCCTTCATGACGGGCAACGGCGTGAAGGCGGATCCCAAGCGCGCCGTCTCCCTCTTCGAGAAGTCCTGCAATGCGGCCATGCCGGGAGGCTGTCTCAACCTCGGCTTCGCCCACCTGCAGGGCAACGGCACGGAGAAGAACGTGGAGCGCGCGAAGTCCCTCTTCCAGCGGGGCTGCGAGCTCGGGCTCCGCCCCGCCTGTGACGCGTACCGGCGCGCCTCGAAGGCGCCGTGA
- a CDS encoding SMP-30/gluconolactonase/LRE family protein, protein MNRPFWSKAVLVVVCSLLGCNDGGSSAGPVQTSGPGSSFAPKQSAQALQAPRHPDKLYMPIPDFFPEGIAHAADGTFYVGSYSTGRVLRQRPGRFFMEPFLPASTSGRGVVGMKVHDASGTLWLCEVDLAQASPSALRAYDARTGAPRGSWPFPPGGGCNDLTLDPRGNVYATDAYLGAIRRLRRGAPQLETWATDPSFMAPPGYPGLNGIAWDSGSIAVVKYDSGDLFRIPIQADGSAGTHTRITTDAPIGYPDGILVQSPGVLLVLDNDNGRFLRVELSGDTGHVSLLASGFDNPTTLALHDGDAFIVESQFDHYFGIDPSPPDLPFRVKRVWLRP, encoded by the coding sequence ATGAACCGGCCTTTCTGGAGCAAGGCTGTACTGGTCGTGGTGTGCTCGCTGCTCGGCTGTAACGACGGAGGCTCCTCCGCGGGGCCCGTGCAGACCTCCGGGCCCGGGAGTTCCTTCGCGCCCAAGCAGTCCGCCCAGGCCCTCCAGGCTCCGCGCCATCCGGACAAGCTCTACATGCCCATCCCGGACTTCTTCCCCGAGGGCATCGCTCACGCGGCGGACGGCACCTTCTACGTGGGCAGCTACAGCACCGGCAGAGTGCTACGCCAGCGCCCGGGCCGCTTCTTCATGGAGCCCTTCCTGCCCGCGAGCACGAGCGGGCGAGGCGTCGTGGGAATGAAGGTGCACGACGCCAGCGGGACCTTGTGGCTGTGCGAGGTGGATCTCGCGCAGGCCTCTCCGAGCGCCCTGAGGGCCTATGACGCGAGGACGGGGGCGCCCCGAGGCTCCTGGCCGTTTCCTCCCGGAGGAGGGTGCAACGATCTGACGCTCGATCCGCGGGGCAACGTCTACGCGACGGACGCGTACCTGGGAGCCATCCGCCGCCTGCGCAGGGGCGCCCCGCAGCTCGAGACGTGGGCTACGGACCCCAGCTTCATGGCGCCTCCGGGCTACCCGGGCCTCAACGGCATCGCCTGGGACAGCGGCTCGATCGCCGTCGTGAAGTACGACAGCGGGGACCTGTTCCGCATCCCCATCCAGGCCGACGGCTCCGCCGGTACGCACACGCGTATCACCACGGACGCGCCCATCGGCTACCCCGACGGCATCCTCGTGCAGTCGCCGGGCGTGCTCCTGGTGCTGGACAACGACAACGGCCGGTTCCTGCGCGTGGAGCTGTCCGGCGACACGGGCCATGTCTCGCTCCTGGCCAGCGGCTTCGACAACCCCACCACGCTCGCCCTGCATGATGGGGACGCCTTCATCGTCGAGTCCCAGTTCGACCACTACTTCGGCATCGATCCGAGCCCGCCGGACCTTCCCTTCCGCGTGAAGCGCGTCTGGCTGCGGCCGTAG